One stretch of Rosistilla oblonga DNA includes these proteins:
- a CDS encoding membrane or secreted protein, with the protein MRYSLAIIAAIGFVSVGCRGYRTPFNTSPGTTQQQRFEAVAHDPYPENDLGPAVVGGRPRDYQKPIAEPVRDKMYSEKRSWFSN; encoded by the coding sequence ATGCGATATTCCCTCGCGATCATCGCTGCGATTGGCTTCGTTTCGGTTGGCTGCCGCGGGTATAGGACGCCGTTCAACACGTCCCCCGGCACGACACAACAGCAACGATTTGAAGCGGTCGCACACGATCCTTACCCCGAAAACGACTTGGGGCCTGCAGTTGTCGGCGGTCGCCCGCGGGACTATCAGAAACCGATTGCCGAACCGGTCCGCGATAAGATGTACAGCGAGAAACGCTCCTGGTTTTCCAATTGA
- the tatC gene encoding twin-arginine translocase subunit TatC, which yields MNQAKAQNALNTAKAPKDDLFEGSTMTFGEHLEELRKSLLKAAVWLAFGLAIGLYFADRVVQFVQVPLEGAITRFMADQTLYKMDIDPHAADAQPMKRWLIEKGMIYETIYMVDEKAVEQEEAQRQENEQKAKAAAAAKPKPAAAAKADTAKKSEKEPAAKPDDEAKPAAKPKPTGAKPSAEPAKPTAGETEAKATEATGGSLTTIDAQVPDAVFENPEKNLKPVTIWRSAGAGLSSFQMEEPFMIWLKAGLVIGAIIGSPGIFFHIWNFVAAGLYEHERKYVYIYMPFSVVLFVSGVVLAFFLVLQYVLDFLLTFNATLNVDLVPRLSNYVNFVLLLPLGFGIAFQLPLVMLFLQRIGLFATEAYISSWRIAVLVIAVLSMILTPADIYSMIALMVPLILLYFLGIGLCKFMPKGRGIGSQGYDPA from the coding sequence GTGAATCAAGCCAAAGCACAAAACGCACTGAATACCGCCAAAGCGCCCAAAGACGATCTGTTCGAGGGTTCGACGATGACGTTCGGCGAACATCTCGAAGAACTCCGCAAATCGCTGCTCAAAGCGGCGGTCTGGCTCGCCTTTGGCCTCGCCATCGGACTCTATTTCGCCGATCGAGTCGTCCAGTTTGTGCAGGTGCCGCTGGAGGGTGCGATCACGCGTTTCATGGCCGACCAGACGCTCTACAAGATGGACATCGATCCCCACGCCGCCGATGCTCAGCCGATGAAGAGATGGCTGATCGAAAAGGGGATGATCTACGAGACTATCTACATGGTCGACGAGAAAGCTGTCGAGCAGGAGGAAGCCCAACGCCAAGAGAACGAACAAAAGGCGAAAGCTGCCGCCGCTGCCAAGCCGAAACCGGCAGCCGCTGCAAAAGCGGATACAGCGAAAAAGAGCGAGAAAGAACCTGCCGCAAAGCCGGACGACGAAGCGAAGCCAGCGGCCAAGCCCAAGCCAACCGGCGCCAAACCGTCGGCGGAGCCAGCCAAACCGACTGCCGGCGAGACGGAAGCCAAAGCCACCGAGGCGACTGGCGGTTCGTTGACAACGATCGATGCTCAGGTCCCCGACGCCGTCTTCGAGAACCCCGAAAAGAATCTAAAACCTGTCACGATCTGGCGGTCGGCCGGAGCGGGCCTCAGCTCGTTCCAAATGGAAGAGCCGTTCATGATCTGGCTGAAAGCAGGCCTGGTGATCGGTGCGATTATCGGCAGCCCTGGAATCTTCTTCCACATCTGGAATTTCGTCGCGGCGGGACTGTACGAACACGAACGCAAATACGTTTACATCTACATGCCCTTCAGCGTCGTGCTATTCGTTTCGGGCGTCGTGTTAGCTTTCTTCCTGGTGCTGCAGTATGTCCTCGACTTCCTTTTGACGTTTAACGCCACGCTTAACGTCGACCTGGTGCCGCGGCTCAGCAACTACGTGAACTTTGTGCTGCTGCTGCCACTGGGCTTTGGAATCGCGTTCCAGCTGCCGTTGGTGATGCTGTTCCTGCAGCGGATCGGGCTGTTCGCAACCGAAGCTTACATCTCCAGCTGGCGGATCGCGGTACTGGTGATCGCAGTCCTCTCGATGATTCTGACCCCTGCGGACATCTACAGCATGATCGCCCTGATGGTCCCCCTGATCCTGCTCTACTTCCTCGGCATCGGTCTGTGCAAGTTCATGCCCAAGGGACGCGGCATCGGCAGCCAAGGCTACGACCCAGCGTAG
- a CDS encoding pseudouridine synthase, giving the protein MPNPPRKKKSPQTKVASESETSMVRLQRVLASAGFGSRRKCEELITEGRVDIDGQPVIELGTRVDPRASKIRVDGVSIRPAKLVYFALNKPVGIVTTNRDPQGRPRVIDLINEHQRVFPVGRLDRNSEGLILMTNDGDLSEMLAHPRHGVRKTYQVTVAGLVQAETLKQMREGVHFHEGRFQVEGVSIKRTRGKATELEIVLREGKNREIRRILARLGHKVVQLKRTAIGTLKLGDLPTGAYRPLNSREVKKLRDEVVASQAAAEAEQPPRPRKGGARKGVARKTGPATGRPTAGRPAAGKPSAGGKMGAGRGKGVGRSAQAKPAGRRPGSSDIIISSESTGGLGGTVIGAPELAAPPAKPKRPAAGRRGTKKGATRGGAAARGKRKRR; this is encoded by the coding sequence ATGCCCAACCCGCCCCGCAAAAAGAAGAGCCCTCAAACGAAAGTCGCCAGCGAATCCGAGACCTCCATGGTGCGGCTGCAGCGCGTGTTGGCATCGGCCGGATTTGGCAGCCGGCGGAAGTGTGAGGAGTTGATCACCGAGGGGCGTGTCGATATCGACGGCCAACCCGTCATCGAACTCGGGACCCGCGTCGATCCGCGCGCGTCGAAGATCCGCGTCGACGGCGTTTCGATCAGGCCGGCCAAACTTGTCTACTTCGCGCTCAACAAACCTGTCGGGATCGTCACGACGAATCGCGATCCGCAAGGCCGCCCGCGGGTGATCGATCTGATCAACGAACACCAACGCGTCTTTCCCGTCGGTCGATTGGATCGCAACAGCGAAGGTCTGATCTTGATGACCAACGATGGCGACCTTTCGGAAATGCTCGCCCACCCGCGGCATGGCGTTCGGAAGACCTATCAGGTGACGGTGGCGGGACTGGTTCAAGCCGAGACGCTCAAGCAGATGCGCGAAGGCGTCCACTTCCACGAGGGACGGTTCCAAGTCGAGGGTGTCAGCATCAAGCGGACCCGCGGCAAAGCGACCGAGTTGGAGATTGTGCTTCGCGAAGGGAAGAACCGCGAAATCCGCCGGATCCTGGCTCGGTTGGGACATAAAGTCGTCCAGCTGAAGCGGACAGCGATCGGAACATTAAAGCTGGGCGATCTGCCGACCGGCGCCTATCGGCCGCTGAACAGTCGCGAAGTCAAGAAGCTGCGCGATGAAGTCGTTGCGTCGCAAGCGGCTGCCGAAGCCGAACAACCGCCGCGTCCTCGCAAGGGCGGAGCGCGAAAGGGTGTCGCTCGAAAAACCGGCCCCGCGACCGGAAGACCTACTGCCGGCCGACCCGCTGCGGGCAAGCCGTCAGCTGGCGGCAAGATGGGAGCTGGCCGAGGGAAGGGCGTCGGGCGATCGGCCCAAGCCAAGCCGGCTGGCCGACGACCCGGATCAAGCGATATCATTATTTCGTCCGAATCGACCGGCGGCTTGGGCGGGACCGTGATCGGAGCTCCCGAACTGGCAGCTCCTCCGGCGAAGCCCAAGCGTCCTGCGGCGGGCCGTCGCGGGACCAAGAAGGGTGCAACGCGTGGCGGTGCCGCAGCCCGCGGTAAACGCAAACGCCGATAG
- a CDS encoding type I phosphomannose isomerase catalytic subunit: MQAPLRFQPLFREYIWGARRLGSVLGKPIGDAPRYAESWEIVDHGEDQSIVADGPLAGQSLSDLLRTSAADLLGAELACDRFPLLLKYLDCDRVLSVQVHPDDAYAQKMTPPDLGKTEAWYIIAADPGSLIYAGLKAGVGPDELRAACAAGRTEDVLHTLQPSAGDCVFIPAGTVHALGSGLLVAEIQQSSDTTFRLFDWNRVDDAGNSRPLHVSQAIEVTDYGRGPVEFQKPQSLPTGGQRLVGCDKFFLDRYCGGSQHEVGGDGRFRILTVVTGGASVAWGDGQSMPLPLGQTVLLPASLGQVQLLGGDADTVVLCMGMP, translated from the coding sequence ATGCAAGCTCCGCTCCGCTTCCAACCCCTGTTTCGCGAATACATCTGGGGGGCGCGTCGGTTGGGGAGTGTGTTGGGCAAGCCGATTGGCGATGCTCCGCGGTACGCCGAGAGCTGGGAGATCGTCGACCACGGCGAGGATCAAAGCATCGTCGCCGACGGGCCGCTGGCCGGCCAATCGCTCTCGGATCTGCTCCGCACTTCCGCCGCCGATCTGCTGGGGGCCGAACTGGCCTGCGACCGCTTTCCGCTGCTGCTGAAATACCTCGACTGCGACCGCGTCCTGTCGGTCCAAGTCCATCCCGACGACGCCTACGCGCAAAAGATGACGCCCCCCGATCTGGGCAAGACCGAAGCCTGGTACATCATCGCGGCCGATCCGGGCAGTCTGATCTACGCCGGGCTCAAGGCTGGCGTGGGGCCCGATGAGCTTCGCGCCGCGTGCGCCGCCGGTCGCACCGAAGATGTTCTGCACACCTTGCAGCCATCGGCTGGCGATTGCGTCTTCATCCCCGCCGGGACGGTCCACGCGTTGGGGAGCGGTTTGTTGGTCGCCGAAATCCAGCAGTCGAGCGATACGACGTTTCGGCTGTTCGACTGGAACCGCGTCGACGATGCGGGGAACAGCCGCCCGCTGCACGTCAGCCAAGCGATCGAAGTGACCGATTACGGTCGCGGGCCTGTCGAGTTTCAAAAGCCGCAATCGCTGCCGACCGGCGGCCAGCGATTGGTCGGCTGCGATAAGTTTTTCCTCGATCGCTACTGCGGCGGTTCGCAACACGAAGTCGGCGGCGACGGGCGGTTCCGGATCCTGACAGTCGTCACCGGGGGGGCGTCTGTCGCTTGGGGGGATGGGCAGTCGATGCCTCTTCCGCTGGGCCAGACCGTTCTGTTGCCCGCGTCGCTGGGCCAGGTGCAGCTGTTGGGAGGCGACGCCGATACCGTCGTCCTCTGCATGGGAATGCCGTAA
- a CDS encoding P-II family nitrogen regulator has protein sequence MKLIIAIIQPDKLEAVKKALTEVEVFRLTVVDCQGFGRQKGQTGVYRGHEFSVTLLRKVQLQIAVNDEFVQPTVDAILSGGRTGEEGQIGDGKVFVLPMDDCVRIRTGERGTEAI, from the coding sequence ATGAAACTGATCATTGCCATTATCCAGCCCGACAAACTGGAAGCGGTCAAGAAAGCGCTGACCGAGGTCGAAGTCTTCCGCTTGACGGTTGTCGATTGCCAAGGCTTCGGCCGCCAGAAAGGTCAAACCGGCGTCTATCGCGGCCACGAGTTCTCCGTCACGCTGCTCCGCAAAGTCCAGCTGCAGATCGCCGTCAACGACGAGTTTGTGCAGCCGACAGTCGATGCGATCCTCTCCGGCGGTCGAACCGGCGAAGAGGGGCAGATCGGCGACGGCAAAGTCTTCGTCTTGCCAATGGACGATTGCGTGCGAATCCGCACAGGCGAACGAGGCACCGAAGCGATCTAA